The proteins below are encoded in one region of Neodiprion virginianus isolate iyNeoVirg1 chromosome 7, iyNeoVirg1.1, whole genome shotgun sequence:
- the LOC124309412 gene encoding uncharacterized protein CG43427 isoform X1: protein MPASQPAASERRTDKMITPEPPKLKTTLKTPPKQATNPLQFVKVGPCALYRTAQEQLQKVEEVKKIKQEVREDPEDWQSNLDNWKSSRRKRQEHIIERVVEVKKLELVEHDRQRRRSKTFSEMMEERGNRGRKMSVGLAVYHEEDANDFSDLGIGTSSGKSSVSGDTHDDAHSVLSDRDSEIEKNHSDVDNAASENGNNRTNATTFENEFHNNRNHNQQEYDSATTATASSPEPEEYTYEGAIRGYVSRVSQNIPRRSLAELDNKVESSSSMSKEKVSKTELSDETKGSPVVKVDILKRREIFEKGSQQSSDGKSSRLSGDFTSSKSIKERLSNLEKQKNDGGSLDKSNKNLNRLSGDMSSIRERLSHLEKKTTEREMKNAKKLVIDSNGELDNVRPLRERLSTLERYSSGDESTITAAGVTVTSRESRHNGDFSVTSIKDRLSALDAARNKEIDKRTVAKHTLAYRDNETRIETSTPSERSSSPDSEYRVPRAPFHRSLDSLDADASSGPDTFERVQSLEELDYTRRYPASSSSTELLNDTDREDSGIHTADVSCSVSQADEPVDDEIVLPVGRQEIIEEKPEPSPNDPETEHTPENVKETHVVQPPTAEPEIIIANNPESATQKETAETSGDLSTNKSCPPRPMVKITTNTTSNALPELPTSPRPIVYQSPRVPPRRTPPETPAPKPKPPCTTDNLNSTSISQKTATEQSLNNNNIEELSDTRSLLRPESESLSDNDREQDTTKSNILQALALNAMPKASGSLTPTPSPISMLPASDAPEVAKVATPLRSPSKIPTPLPRKTVNFKSSPTSSPPNTPTSSDTNAQSKLPTVKVRSYLVKSNNPSPEVEATINRCASPFLDEMSANDSTVSSEMNENRESPKSQIPVSIPQPSTPPAVITTLRQKSSGERRQTVVEVCEKVSVRQGEAFISPPVTPFITVARVGDNEHYEETSASLDIVQESNRVTSPVEIPHLSHDRDLLPEVDHTQNEPAKLASAPEAAASEEVPRPLTLTFGKASLTAEEMEILSPLSPTSKQILTLNLSSDEEIVTSSLAFPLGPPTSVEPPKEKPPPPPADLSDEEGLLVEPLRRLNSTRRIKKELRTRRSDFLGIEGGNDEDLERELTIAKPPDMAAILAEERRVEQLHRRSYDTDSNYEQDSSHERDSGVELGHAEDWNKQTISPDMSQHSRQSSEPFGASVTSSEEDEITKKEREIIEVLEKEEQWRYGNTGEANSDIIGEKLAHKLRELEEEKMQLERERAQEVELRRQEDTLRKNEENIRKQEKALRKREADTVRQEETAAAIAEAERRTAETRCVNEQVKAKEEPEEKERWNAETRPRDSEVRLRTIENQIRDQENKALGTDLGDLSCHEDEYASGEVLRVERELLQLEQEELKRQRSNLAYREQKQQKLAEQLREQWKSMQDVVQAPVNTPSIQFKALPPVNYRSSMPNLEDSQRRKLPPPPIPPAKPLRLVEQRQRDVTIRSSRMPSADSIPQQVDASLRHSASATTLSNHAGQQMTRQTLQALSAAPRPRIVQGDQWVQRRKSDVPRGAQDMNYQHWLIQEAEQRRINEQNLRSPRKVQSYVTGTSVPYSMQCASPRVQDNKPLPDSIIQTLTQRVQNRAQEKPLPPRRRLEHSSSHEHISTQHQAQQPLQPQQQRAQQQITTNSAESQEKMLSVSGKKKCSHCGDELGRGAAMIIESLRLFYHMECFKCCVCHVRLGDGRMGTDVRVRNHKLHCHNCYSSDDGVKFSCV, encoded by the exons ATCACTCCGGAACCACCAAAGTTGAAGACGACCCTGAAAACACCTCCGAAGCAAGCCACGAATCCCTTGCAGTTCGTCAAAGTAGGGCCATGTGCACTTTACAGAACGGCGCAGGAACAACTGCAGAAGGTGGAGGaggtgaagaaaataaagCAGGAGGTGCGCGAGGATCCTGAAGATTGGCAATCG AACCTGGACAATTGGAAGAGTAGCCGGAGGAAGCGTCAGGAGCACATCATCGAACGCGTGGTTGAGGTAAAGAAACTCGAACTCGTAGAACACGACAGGCAGCGACGCCGGAGTAAAACGTTCTCGGAGATGATGGAGGAGAGGGGCAATAGAGGAAGGAAAATGAGCGTCGGTCTAGCCGTCTATCACGAGGAAGACGCCAATGATTTTAGTGACCTCGGTATCGGAACCAGCAGTGGAAAAAGTTCCGTCAGCGGCGACACTCACGACGACGCGCACAGCGTGCTT AGCGACAGGGACAGcgagatcgaaaaaaatcactcgGATGTGGACAACGCTGCGAGCGAGAACGGGAACAATCGCACAAACGCGACTACGTTTGAGAACGAATTTCACAACAATCGTAATCACAATCAGCAAGAGTATGACTCGGCGACAACCGCAACCGCGAGTTCTCCTGAGCCTGAGGAGTACACCTACGAAGGTGCGATTCGAGGGTACGTTTCGAGGGTTTCCCAGAATATACCCAGAAGATCTCTGGCCGAGCTGGACAACAAGGTTGAGTCGAGTAGCTCGATGTCGAAAGAAAAGGTTTCCAAAACGGAACTGAGCGACGAGACCAAGGGATCGCCAGTCGTCAAAGTAGACATTCTGAAAAGGCGGGAGATCTTCGAGAAGGGATCGCAGCAGAGTTCCGATGGCAAGTCGAGCAGGCTATCGGGTGACTTTACCAGTTCAAAGTCCATCAAGGAGCGACTGTCGAATTTAGAAAAACAGAAGAACGATGGTGGAAGTCTGGACAAGAGCAACAAGAACTTGAACAGACTTTCCGGCGACATGAGTTCGATCCGCGAGCGACTGTCACACCTTGAGAAAAAGACGACCGAGCGCGAAATGAAGAATGCTAAGAAGTTGGTAATCGATAGCAACGGAGAGTTGGACAACGTTCGCCCTTTGAGGGAAAGACTATCAACCTTGGAGAGGTACTCGAGCGGCGACGAGTCCACCATCACGGCTGCAGGGGTGACAGTAACGAGCCGCGAATCTCGTCATAATGGGGATTTCTCTGTGACATCGATTAAGGATCGTCTCAGCGCACTGGACGCCGCAAGGAACAAGGAGATCGACAAACGTACCGTGGCTAAGCACACCCTGGCCTACAGAGACAATGAGACGAGAATCGAAACGTCGACACCGAGCGAGAGAAGTTCTTCTCCAGATTCCGAATATCGTGTTCCGAGGGCCCCGTTTCATCGCAGCCTCGATTCCCTGGACGCAGACGCATCCAGCGGACCGGACACTTTCGAACGAGTGCAAAGCCTCGAGGAGCTGGACTACACCCGACGTTATCCAGCCTCATCATCGTCCACTGAACTTTTGAACGACACCGATCGCGAGGACTCGGGAATACACACTGCCGACGTGAGCTGCTCGGTCAGTCAAGCCGACGAGCCGGTCGACGATGAAATAGTCCTTCCGGTTGGACGGCAAGAAATAATAGAGGAGAAGCCCGAACCGTCACCAAACGACCCTGAAACCGAACACACGCCGGAAAACGTCAAAGAGACGCACGTTGTGCAGCCTCCGACAGCCGAACCAGAGATAATTATTGCCAACAATCCGGAATCAGCAACACAAAAG GAAACTGCTGAAACTTCTGGGGATCTGTCTACTAACAAATCTTGTCCTCCTCGGCCAATGGTAAAAATAACCACTAACACCACCAGCAACGCACTTCCTGAACTTCCGACCTCCCCTCGACCGATTGTGTACCAAAGTCCAAGGGTCCCTCCTAGAAGAACACCTCCAGAAACACCCGCTCCGAAACCGAAACCCCCTTGCACCACGGATAACTTAAATTCGACGAGTATTTCTCAAAAAACAGCTACCGAACAGTCGctgaataataacaatattgaGGAGCTGAGTGATACTCGGAGTCTATTACGGCCGGAAAGTGAAAGCCTGTCGGATAATGATCGCGAACAAGATACGACAAAGTCTAACATTCTTCAGGCACTGGCGTTGAATGCTATGCCAAAAGCTAGCGGTTCCTTGACACCCACGCCTTCCCCGATCTCGATGCTACCTGCTTCCGATGCGCCTGAGGTAGCAAAGGTCGCCACGCCTTTGAGATCGCCGTCCAAGATACCAACCCCTTTGCCGCGAAAAACGGTCAATTTCAAATCGTCGCCGACCTCCAGTCCCCCGAATACGCCAACGTCTTCGGACACGAACGCCCAGTCTAAACTGCCTACCGTGAAAGTTCGGAGTTACTTAGTCAAGTCTAACAATCCGTCACCGGAAGTAGAAGCGACCATAAATCGTTGCGCCTCACCGTTCCTCGACGAGATGTCCGCGAATGATTCGACCGTGTCTTCGGAGATGAACGAGAATCGTGAATCCCCAAAATCCCAAATTCCAGTGTCTATCCCACAGCCTTCCACTCCTCCGGCGGTGATAACCACCCTAAGGCAGAAATCATCGGGTGAGAGGCGGCAGACGGTGGTGGAAGTTTGCGAAAAGGTGTCGGTCCGGCAAGGCGAAGCCTTCATTTCTCCTCCGGTGACGCCGTTCATCACAGTCGCCCGGGTAGGAGACAACGAACACTACGAG GAAACCTCCGCCTCTTTGGATATCGTCCAAGAATCGAACAGAGTCACCTCACCGGTTGAGATACCTCATCTCTCGCACGATCGCGATTTGCTACCGGAAGTTGACCATACGCAGAACGAACCGGCGAAGCTAGCAAGCGCTCCGGAAGCAGCTGCGTCGGAGGAAGTACCGCGACCTCTGACCTTAACGTTTGGCAAGGCATCGCTGACGGCCGAAGAGATGGAAATCCTAAGTCCCTTATCTCCTACGTCAAAGCAG ATTTTGACCCTGAATCTCTCGAGCGACGAGGAAATCGTGACGAGTAGCCTCGCCTTTCCTCTCGGACCACCGACGAGCGTTGAACCTCCGAAAGAAAAGCCACCCCCACCACCGGCGGATCTCAGCGACGAGGAAGGCCTCCTGGTCGAGCCTCTGCGCCGACTGAATTCCACGAGAAGAATCAAAAAAGAGCTGCGCACGAGGCGATCGGACTTTCTAGGGATCGAAGGG GGTAACGATGAGGACTTGGAGCGAGAACTGACTATTGCAAAACCACCGGACATGGCAGCGATTCTTGCCGAGGAAAGACGCGTCGAGCAGCTTCACCGCCGTTCCTACGACACGGACAGCAACTACGAACAGGACTCGAGCCACGAGCGTGACTCCGGAGTCGAACTCGGTCATGCCGAGGATTGGAACAAGCAGACCATAAGCCCCGACATGTCGCAACATAGCCGACAGAGCAGTGAACCCTTCGGCGCCAGTGTGACATCCTCGGAGGAGGATGAGATTACGAAGAAGGAAAGGGAGATCATCGAGGTGCTGGAGAAGGAGGAGCAGTGGAGATACGGTAACACCGGGGAGGCAAACAG TGATATTATAGGCGAGAAGCTGGCCCACAAGCTGCGCGAGCTGGAGGAAGAGAAGATGCAGCTGGAGCGTGAGCGTGCTCAAGAGGTGGAACTCCGCCGTCAGGAAGATACGTTGCGGAAAAATGAAGAGAATATTCGTAAGCAGGAAAAGGCGCTCCGTAAACGGGAAGCGGACACGGTGCGGCAGGAGGAAACTGCGGCCGCTATCGCTGAAGCGGAGCGACGAACGGCTGAGACGCGTTGCGTCAACGAACAGGTCAAAGCCAAGGAAGAACctgaggaaaaagaaaggtgGAACGCTGAAACAAGACCCCGAGACTCTGAGGTACGATTGAGAACGATCGAAAATCAGATACGGGATCAAGAG AACAAGGCGCTGGGAACTGATTTGGGCGATTTGAGTTGCCACGAGGACGAGTATGCTTCTGGG GAAGTACTTCGCGTGGAAAGGGAGCTTCTTCAGCTTGAACAAGAGGAGCTGAAGCGGCAGCGTAGCAACCTGGCATATCGTGAACAAAAGCAGCAGAAGCTCGCGGAGCAGCTGCGGGAGCAGTGGAAATCCATGCAGGACGTTGTGCAGGCACCGGTGAACACTCCGTCTATTCAATTCAAGGCCCTACCACCCGTCAATTACAGGTCCTCTATGCCGAACCTCGAAGATAGTCAGAGGCGAAAACTACCACCACCCCCGATACCACCGGCGAAACCCCTGAGACTGGTGGAACAGAGGCAACGTGACGTTACTATAAG GAGCAGCCGCATGCCGTCGGCAGATTCCATTCCACAACAGGTTGACGCGTCATTGCGTCACAGCGCCTCCGCAACTACTTTGTCGAATCATGCTGGACAGCAGATGACCAGGCAGACCCTGCAGGCTCTCAGCGCGGCGCCGAGGCCTCGCATCGTTCAAGGCGATCAGTGGGTGCAGCGGAGAAAAAGCGACGTCCCGAGAGGTGCCCAGGACATGAATTACCAGCACTGGCTCATCCAG gAGGCCGAACAGCGTCGTATAAACGAACAGAATCTGCGATCACCAAGAAAGGTTCAATCTTACGTTACGGGTACTTCGGTTCCGTACAGTATGCAATGTGCTTCGCCGAGAGTCCAGGACAACAAACCACTACCGGATTCCATAATACAAACGTTGACCCAAAGAGTGCAGAACCGAGCACAAGAGAAACCTCTACCTCCACGACGAAG ATTAGAACACAGCTCGAGCCACGAGCATATATCTACCCAACATCAAGCCCAACAACCGCTTCAGCCTCAGCAGCAAAGAGCTCAGCAACAAATAACGACGAACAGCGCAGAATCCCAAGAAAAGATGCTCAGCGTTAGTGGAAAGAAGAAATGTTCGCACTGTGGTGATGAACTCG GTCGTGGTGCCGCGATGATAATCGAAAGCTTGAGATTATTTTACCACATGGAATGCTTCAAGTGTTGTGTCTGTCACGTCCGTCTTGGCGACGGTCGCATGGGCACCGATGTACGTGTACGGAATCACAAACTCCACTGCCACAACTGCTACTCCAGTGACGATG GTGTCAAATTCAGCTGTGTGTAG
- the LOC124309412 gene encoding uncharacterized protein CG43427 isoform X2, with the protein MPASQPAASERRTDKMITPEPPKLKTTLKTPPKQATNPLQFVKVGPCALYRTAQEQLQKVEEVKKIKQEVREDPEDWQSNLDNWKSSRRKRQEHIIERVVEVKKLELVEHDRQRRRSKTFSEMMEERGNRGRKMSVGLAVYHEEDANDFSDLGIGTSSGKSSVSGDTHDDAHSVLSDRDSEIEKNHSDVDNAASENGNNRTNATTFENEFHNNRNHNQQEYDSATTATASSPEPEEYTYEGAIRGYVSRVSQNIPRRSLAELDNKVESSSSMSKEKVSKTELSDETKGSPVVKVDILKRREIFEKGSQQSSDGKSSRLSGDFTSSKSIKERLSNLEKQKNDGGSLDKSNKNLNRLSGDMSSIRERLSHLEKKTTEREMKNAKKLVIDSNGELDNVRPLRERLSTLERYSSGDESTITAAGVTVTSRESRHNGDFSVTSIKDRLSALDAARNKEIDKRTVAKHTLAYRDNETRIETSTPSERSSSPDSEYRVPRAPFHRSLDSLDADASSGPDTFERVQSLEELDYTRRYPASSSSTELLNDTDREDSGIHTADVSCSVSQADEPVDDEIVLPVGRQEIIEEKPEPSPNDPETEHTPENVKETHVVQPPTAEPEIIIANNPESATQKETAETSGDLSTNKSCPPRPMVKITTNTTSNALPELPTSPRPIVYQSPRVPPRRTPPETPAPKPKPPCTTDNLNSTSISQKTATEQSLNNNNIEELSDTRSLLRPESESLSDNDREQDTTKSNILQALALNAMPKASGSLTPTPSPISMLPASDAPEVAKVATPLRSPSKIPTPLPRKTVNFKSSPTSSPPNTPTSSDTNAQSKLPTVKVRSYLVKSNNPSPEVEATINRCASPFLDEMSANDSTVSSEMNENRESPKSQIPVSIPQPSTPPAVITTLRQKSSGERRQTVVEVCEKVSVRQGEAFISPPVTPFITVARVGDNEHYEETSASLDIVQESNRVTSPVEIPHLSHDRDLLPEVDHTQNEPAKLASAPEAAASEEVPRPLTLTFGKASLTAEEMEILSPLSPTSKQILTLNLSSDEEIVTSSLAFPLGPPTSVEPPKEKPPPPPADLSDEEGLLVEPLRRLNSTRRIKKELRTRRSDFLGIEGGNDEDLERELTIAKPPDMAAILAEERRVEQLHRRSYDTDSNYEQDSSHERDSGVELGHAEDWNKQTISPDMSQHSRQSSEPFGASVTSSEEDEITKKEREIIEVLEKEEQWRYGNTGEANSDIIGEKLAHKLRELEEEKMQLERERAQEVELRRQEDTLRKNEENIRKQEKALRKREADTVRQEETAAAIAEAERRTAETRCVNEQVKAKEEPEEKERWNAETRPRDSENKALGTDLGDLSCHEDEYASGEVLRVERELLQLEQEELKRQRSNLAYREQKQQKLAEQLREQWKSMQDVVQAPVNTPSIQFKALPPVNYRSSMPNLEDSQRRKLPPPPIPPAKPLRLVEQRQRDVTIRSSRMPSADSIPQQVDASLRHSASATTLSNHAGQQMTRQTLQALSAAPRPRIVQGDQWVQRRKSDVPRGAQDMNYQHWLIQEAEQRRINEQNLRSPRKVQSYVTGTSVPYSMQCASPRVQDNKPLPDSIIQTLTQRVQNRAQEKPLPPRRRLEHSSSHEHISTQHQAQQPLQPQQQRAQQQITTNSAESQEKMLSVSGKKKCSHCGDELGRGAAMIIESLRLFYHMECFKCCVCHVRLGDGRMGTDVRVRNHKLHCHNCYSSDDGVKFSCV; encoded by the exons ATCACTCCGGAACCACCAAAGTTGAAGACGACCCTGAAAACACCTCCGAAGCAAGCCACGAATCCCTTGCAGTTCGTCAAAGTAGGGCCATGTGCACTTTACAGAACGGCGCAGGAACAACTGCAGAAGGTGGAGGaggtgaagaaaataaagCAGGAGGTGCGCGAGGATCCTGAAGATTGGCAATCG AACCTGGACAATTGGAAGAGTAGCCGGAGGAAGCGTCAGGAGCACATCATCGAACGCGTGGTTGAGGTAAAGAAACTCGAACTCGTAGAACACGACAGGCAGCGACGCCGGAGTAAAACGTTCTCGGAGATGATGGAGGAGAGGGGCAATAGAGGAAGGAAAATGAGCGTCGGTCTAGCCGTCTATCACGAGGAAGACGCCAATGATTTTAGTGACCTCGGTATCGGAACCAGCAGTGGAAAAAGTTCCGTCAGCGGCGACACTCACGACGACGCGCACAGCGTGCTT AGCGACAGGGACAGcgagatcgaaaaaaatcactcgGATGTGGACAACGCTGCGAGCGAGAACGGGAACAATCGCACAAACGCGACTACGTTTGAGAACGAATTTCACAACAATCGTAATCACAATCAGCAAGAGTATGACTCGGCGACAACCGCAACCGCGAGTTCTCCTGAGCCTGAGGAGTACACCTACGAAGGTGCGATTCGAGGGTACGTTTCGAGGGTTTCCCAGAATATACCCAGAAGATCTCTGGCCGAGCTGGACAACAAGGTTGAGTCGAGTAGCTCGATGTCGAAAGAAAAGGTTTCCAAAACGGAACTGAGCGACGAGACCAAGGGATCGCCAGTCGTCAAAGTAGACATTCTGAAAAGGCGGGAGATCTTCGAGAAGGGATCGCAGCAGAGTTCCGATGGCAAGTCGAGCAGGCTATCGGGTGACTTTACCAGTTCAAAGTCCATCAAGGAGCGACTGTCGAATTTAGAAAAACAGAAGAACGATGGTGGAAGTCTGGACAAGAGCAACAAGAACTTGAACAGACTTTCCGGCGACATGAGTTCGATCCGCGAGCGACTGTCACACCTTGAGAAAAAGACGACCGAGCGCGAAATGAAGAATGCTAAGAAGTTGGTAATCGATAGCAACGGAGAGTTGGACAACGTTCGCCCTTTGAGGGAAAGACTATCAACCTTGGAGAGGTACTCGAGCGGCGACGAGTCCACCATCACGGCTGCAGGGGTGACAGTAACGAGCCGCGAATCTCGTCATAATGGGGATTTCTCTGTGACATCGATTAAGGATCGTCTCAGCGCACTGGACGCCGCAAGGAACAAGGAGATCGACAAACGTACCGTGGCTAAGCACACCCTGGCCTACAGAGACAATGAGACGAGAATCGAAACGTCGACACCGAGCGAGAGAAGTTCTTCTCCAGATTCCGAATATCGTGTTCCGAGGGCCCCGTTTCATCGCAGCCTCGATTCCCTGGACGCAGACGCATCCAGCGGACCGGACACTTTCGAACGAGTGCAAAGCCTCGAGGAGCTGGACTACACCCGACGTTATCCAGCCTCATCATCGTCCACTGAACTTTTGAACGACACCGATCGCGAGGACTCGGGAATACACACTGCCGACGTGAGCTGCTCGGTCAGTCAAGCCGACGAGCCGGTCGACGATGAAATAGTCCTTCCGGTTGGACGGCAAGAAATAATAGAGGAGAAGCCCGAACCGTCACCAAACGACCCTGAAACCGAACACACGCCGGAAAACGTCAAAGAGACGCACGTTGTGCAGCCTCCGACAGCCGAACCAGAGATAATTATTGCCAACAATCCGGAATCAGCAACACAAAAG GAAACTGCTGAAACTTCTGGGGATCTGTCTACTAACAAATCTTGTCCTCCTCGGCCAATGGTAAAAATAACCACTAACACCACCAGCAACGCACTTCCTGAACTTCCGACCTCCCCTCGACCGATTGTGTACCAAAGTCCAAGGGTCCCTCCTAGAAGAACACCTCCAGAAACACCCGCTCCGAAACCGAAACCCCCTTGCACCACGGATAACTTAAATTCGACGAGTATTTCTCAAAAAACAGCTACCGAACAGTCGctgaataataacaatattgaGGAGCTGAGTGATACTCGGAGTCTATTACGGCCGGAAAGTGAAAGCCTGTCGGATAATGATCGCGAACAAGATACGACAAAGTCTAACATTCTTCAGGCACTGGCGTTGAATGCTATGCCAAAAGCTAGCGGTTCCTTGACACCCACGCCTTCCCCGATCTCGATGCTACCTGCTTCCGATGCGCCTGAGGTAGCAAAGGTCGCCACGCCTTTGAGATCGCCGTCCAAGATACCAACCCCTTTGCCGCGAAAAACGGTCAATTTCAAATCGTCGCCGACCTCCAGTCCCCCGAATACGCCAACGTCTTCGGACACGAACGCCCAGTCTAAACTGCCTACCGTGAAAGTTCGGAGTTACTTAGTCAAGTCTAACAATCCGTCACCGGAAGTAGAAGCGACCATAAATCGTTGCGCCTCACCGTTCCTCGACGAGATGTCCGCGAATGATTCGACCGTGTCTTCGGAGATGAACGAGAATCGTGAATCCCCAAAATCCCAAATTCCAGTGTCTATCCCACAGCCTTCCACTCCTCCGGCGGTGATAACCACCCTAAGGCAGAAATCATCGGGTGAGAGGCGGCAGACGGTGGTGGAAGTTTGCGAAAAGGTGTCGGTCCGGCAAGGCGAAGCCTTCATTTCTCCTCCGGTGACGCCGTTCATCACAGTCGCCCGGGTAGGAGACAACGAACACTACGAG GAAACCTCCGCCTCTTTGGATATCGTCCAAGAATCGAACAGAGTCACCTCACCGGTTGAGATACCTCATCTCTCGCACGATCGCGATTTGCTACCGGAAGTTGACCATACGCAGAACGAACCGGCGAAGCTAGCAAGCGCTCCGGAAGCAGCTGCGTCGGAGGAAGTACCGCGACCTCTGACCTTAACGTTTGGCAAGGCATCGCTGACGGCCGAAGAGATGGAAATCCTAAGTCCCTTATCTCCTACGTCAAAGCAG ATTTTGACCCTGAATCTCTCGAGCGACGAGGAAATCGTGACGAGTAGCCTCGCCTTTCCTCTCGGACCACCGACGAGCGTTGAACCTCCGAAAGAAAAGCCACCCCCACCACCGGCGGATCTCAGCGACGAGGAAGGCCTCCTGGTCGAGCCTCTGCGCCGACTGAATTCCACGAGAAGAATCAAAAAAGAGCTGCGCACGAGGCGATCGGACTTTCTAGGGATCGAAGGG GGTAACGATGAGGACTTGGAGCGAGAACTGACTATTGCAAAACCACCGGACATGGCAGCGATTCTTGCCGAGGAAAGACGCGTCGAGCAGCTTCACCGCCGTTCCTACGACACGGACAGCAACTACGAACAGGACTCGAGCCACGAGCGTGACTCCGGAGTCGAACTCGGTCATGCCGAGGATTGGAACAAGCAGACCATAAGCCCCGACATGTCGCAACATAGCCGACAGAGCAGTGAACCCTTCGGCGCCAGTGTGACATCCTCGGAGGAGGATGAGATTACGAAGAAGGAAAGGGAGATCATCGAGGTGCTGGAGAAGGAGGAGCAGTGGAGATACGGTAACACCGGGGAGGCAAACAG TGATATTATAGGCGAGAAGCTGGCCCACAAGCTGCGCGAGCTGGAGGAAGAGAAGATGCAGCTGGAGCGTGAGCGTGCTCAAGAGGTGGAACTCCGCCGTCAGGAAGATACGTTGCGGAAAAATGAAGAGAATATTCGTAAGCAGGAAAAGGCGCTCCGTAAACGGGAAGCGGACACGGTGCGGCAGGAGGAAACTGCGGCCGCTATCGCTGAAGCGGAGCGACGAACGGCTGAGACGCGTTGCGTCAACGAACAGGTCAAAGCCAAGGAAGAACctgaggaaaaagaaaggtgGAACGCTGAAACAAGACCCCGAGACTCTGAG AACAAGGCGCTGGGAACTGATTTGGGCGATTTGAGTTGCCACGAGGACGAGTATGCTTCTGGG GAAGTACTTCGCGTGGAAAGGGAGCTTCTTCAGCTTGAACAAGAGGAGCTGAAGCGGCAGCGTAGCAACCTGGCATATCGTGAACAAAAGCAGCAGAAGCTCGCGGAGCAGCTGCGGGAGCAGTGGAAATCCATGCAGGACGTTGTGCAGGCACCGGTGAACACTCCGTCTATTCAATTCAAGGCCCTACCACCCGTCAATTACAGGTCCTCTATGCCGAACCTCGAAGATAGTCAGAGGCGAAAACTACCACCACCCCCGATACCACCGGCGAAACCCCTGAGACTGGTGGAACAGAGGCAACGTGACGTTACTATAAG GAGCAGCCGCATGCCGTCGGCAGATTCCATTCCACAACAGGTTGACGCGTCATTGCGTCACAGCGCCTCCGCAACTACTTTGTCGAATCATGCTGGACAGCAGATGACCAGGCAGACCCTGCAGGCTCTCAGCGCGGCGCCGAGGCCTCGCATCGTTCAAGGCGATCAGTGGGTGCAGCGGAGAAAAAGCGACGTCCCGAGAGGTGCCCAGGACATGAATTACCAGCACTGGCTCATCCAG gAGGCCGAACAGCGTCGTATAAACGAACAGAATCTGCGATCACCAAGAAAGGTTCAATCTTACGTTACGGGTACTTCGGTTCCGTACAGTATGCAATGTGCTTCGCCGAGAGTCCAGGACAACAAACCACTACCGGATTCCATAATACAAACGTTGACCCAAAGAGTGCAGAACCGAGCACAAGAGAAACCTCTACCTCCACGACGAAG ATTAGAACACAGCTCGAGCCACGAGCATATATCTACCCAACATCAAGCCCAACAACCGCTTCAGCCTCAGCAGCAAAGAGCTCAGCAACAAATAACGACGAACAGCGCAGAATCCCAAGAAAAGATGCTCAGCGTTAGTGGAAAGAAGAAATGTTCGCACTGTGGTGATGAACTCG GTCGTGGTGCCGCGATGATAATCGAAAGCTTGAGATTATTTTACCACATGGAATGCTTCAAGTGTTGTGTCTGTCACGTCCGTCTTGGCGACGGTCGCATGGGCACCGATGTACGTGTACGGAATCACAAACTCCACTGCCACAACTGCTACTCCAGTGACGATG GTGTCAAATTCAGCTGTGTGTAG